A single region of the Mycobacterium avium subsp. avium genome encodes:
- the pdhA gene encoding pyruvate dehydrogenase (acetyl-transferring) E1 component subunit alpha translates to MAQTSQPPMTVDLQPVQLVAADGTPTPEHRYSRELPAETLSWLYEMMVLTRELDGEFVNLKRQGQLALFASCRGQEAAQVGATACLRKTDWLFPQYRELGAFLVRGIPPGNVGAVWRGTWHGGLGFTDKCCAPLSIPIGTQTLHAVGAAMAAQRLGEDSVTIAFLGDGATSVGDVHEALNFAAVFRTPCVFFVQNNQWAISLPVAKQTAAPSLAHKAIGYGMPGIRVDGNDVLACYAVTAEAAARARAGGGPTLIEAITYRLGPHTTSDDPTRYRTQDEVDHWAALDPIPRYRSYLQGQGLWSERLEERVIGRATRMRAELRDAVFDAPDLDVDEVFTAVYAEITPELQAQRRALRTELEKSD, encoded by the coding sequence ATGGCGCAGACATCTCAGCCGCCGATGACCGTCGACCTGCAACCGGTGCAACTCGTCGCCGCCGACGGCACCCCGACCCCCGAACATCGCTACAGCCGTGAGCTTCCCGCGGAGACGCTGAGCTGGCTCTACGAGATGATGGTGCTCACCCGGGAGCTCGACGGCGAATTCGTGAACCTCAAACGCCAAGGCCAGTTGGCGCTGTTCGCGTCCTGCCGCGGTCAGGAAGCCGCTCAGGTGGGCGCGACGGCCTGCCTGCGCAAAACCGACTGGTTGTTCCCCCAATACCGGGAACTCGGCGCCTTTTTGGTGCGCGGCATCCCGCCCGGCAACGTCGGGGCGGTGTGGCGCGGAACGTGGCACGGCGGACTGGGATTCACCGACAAGTGCTGCGCTCCGCTGTCCATCCCGATCGGCACCCAAACCCTGCACGCGGTGGGCGCGGCGATGGCCGCCCAACGGCTGGGCGAAGATTCGGTGACGATCGCGTTCCTGGGCGACGGAGCCACCAGTGTGGGCGACGTGCACGAGGCGCTGAACTTCGCCGCCGTGTTCCGCACACCCTGCGTGTTCTTCGTGCAGAACAACCAGTGGGCGATTTCCCTGCCGGTCGCCAAACAGACCGCCGCACCGTCGTTGGCGCACAAGGCAATTGGCTACGGGATGCCCGGCATCCGGGTGGACGGCAATGACGTGCTGGCCTGCTACGCGGTGACGGCCGAGGCCGCCGCCCGGGCCCGCGCCGGGGGCGGCCCGACGTTGATCGAGGCGATCACCTACCGGCTGGGGCCGCACACCACCTCCGATGACCCGACCCGGTACCGGACACAGGACGAGGTCGACCACTGGGCCGCGCTGGACCCGATCCCGCGCTACCGCAGCTACCTGCAGGGCCAGGGCCTGTGGTCGGAGCGCTTGGAGGAGCGGGTGATCGGGCGCGCCACGCGGATGCGCGCCGAGCTGCGCGACGCGGTGTTCGATGCGCCCGATCTCGACGTCGACGAGGTGTTCACCGCGGTGTACGCCGAAATCACGCCGGAGCTGCAGGCGCAGCGCCGTGCGCTGCGGACCGAACTCGAGAAAAGTGATTGA
- a CDS encoding HpcH/HpaI aldolase/citrate lyase family protein, with protein MNPHAAGPAWLFCPADRPERFAKAAAAADVVILDLEDGVAEADKPAARKALLETPLDPERTVVRVNAADTDEYARDLEALAGTAYTTVMLSKTESAAQVQTLAPREVIALLETPRGAVFATEIAAAQNTVALMWGAEDLVATLGGSSSRRADGSYRDVAHHVRSTALLTASAFGRAALDAVHLDIRDLDGLRAEAEDAVALGFAGTVCIHPSQVPVVRQAYRPPEEKLDWARRVLAAARSERGVFAFEGQMVDSPVLKHAQMMLRRAGETAAG; from the coding sequence GTGAACCCGCACGCCGCCGGTCCGGCATGGCTGTTCTGCCCGGCCGACCGTCCCGAGCGTTTCGCCAAGGCCGCCGCGGCCGCCGACGTGGTGATCCTCGACCTGGAGGACGGCGTGGCCGAGGCGGACAAGCCCGCCGCCCGCAAGGCCTTGCTGGAGACGCCGCTGGACCCCGAGCGCACCGTGGTGCGGGTCAACGCCGCCGACACCGACGAGTACGCCCGCGATCTGGAGGCGTTGGCCGGTACCGCGTACACCACGGTGATGCTGTCCAAGACAGAATCGGCGGCCCAGGTGCAGACCCTGGCGCCGCGCGAGGTGATCGCGCTGCTGGAAACCCCGCGCGGGGCGGTGTTCGCCACCGAGATCGCGGCGGCCCAGAACACGGTGGCGCTGATGTGGGGCGCTGAGGACCTGGTCGCCACGCTCGGCGGCAGCTCGAGCCGCCGGGCCGACGGCAGCTACCGCGACGTCGCCCACCACGTGCGCTCGACCGCCCTGCTGACCGCGTCGGCCTTCGGCCGGGCCGCGCTCGACGCCGTCCACTTGGACATCCGCGACCTCGACGGGTTGCGGGCCGAGGCCGAAGACGCCGTCGCGCTGGGCTTTGCCGGAACGGTGTGCATCCACCCGAGCCAGGTTCCGGTGGTGCGCCAGGCGTACCGCCCGCCCGAGGAGAAGCTGGACTGGGCGCGACGGGTGCTGGCGGCCGCCCGCAGCGAACGCGGGGTGTTCGCATTCGAGGGACAGATGGTCGACTCGCCGGTGCTCAAGCACGCGCAGATGATGCTGCGCCGGGCGGGTGAGACGGCCGCGGGCTGA
- a CDS encoding MaoC family dehydratase, producing the protein MSEPVKSVVQRGLWFEEFEIGTTYLHRPGRTITEADNVLFTTLTMNTQSLHLDAAWAAQQPGFRGERLVNSMFTLSTLVGLSVSQLTLGTIVANLGFSEVSFPKPVFHGDTLYAETVCTGKRESKSRPGEGIVTLEHTGRNQHGDVVARAVRTTLVQKRPSDQEAP; encoded by the coding sequence ATGAGCGAACCAGTCAAATCGGTTGTCCAGCGCGGCTTGTGGTTCGAAGAGTTCGAGATCGGCACCACCTACCTGCACCGCCCCGGTCGCACGATCACCGAGGCCGACAACGTCTTGTTCACCACGCTGACCATGAACACCCAGTCGCTGCACCTCGACGCGGCCTGGGCCGCGCAGCAGCCGGGCTTTCGCGGCGAGCGGCTGGTGAACTCCATGTTCACCCTGTCCACCCTGGTGGGGCTGTCGGTGTCGCAGCTGACGCTCGGCACCATCGTGGCCAACCTGGGCTTCTCCGAGGTGTCGTTCCCCAAGCCCGTCTTCCACGGCGACACCCTCTACGCCGAAACCGTCTGCACCGGCAAGCGCGAGTCCAAGAGCCGGCCCGGCGAGGGCATCGTCACCCTCGAGCACACCGGGCGCAACCAGCACGGCGACGTCGTGGCCCGCGCCGTGCGCACCACGCTGGTGCAGAAGCGCCCAAGCGACCAGGAGGCCCCGTGA
- a CDS encoding acyl-CoA dehydrogenase family protein codes for MTTSITAGTLPKEYQDLRDTVAEFARTVVAPVSAKHDEEHSFPYEVVAKMGEMGLFGLPFPEEYGGMGGDYFALSLALEELGKVDQSVAITLEAGVSLGAMPIYRFGNEEQKRKWLPDLTAGRALAGFGLTEPGAGSDAGATRTTARLEDGEWVINGSKQFITNSGTDITSLVTVTAVTGTVGADKKEISTIIVPSGTPGFTVEPVYSKVGWNASDTHPLSFSDARVPEENLLGARGTGYANFLSILDEGRIAIAALATGAAQGCVDESVKYAKERQSFGQPIGSYQAISFKIARMEARAHVARTAYYDAAAKMLAGKPFKKEAAIAKMIASEAAMDNARDATQIHGGYGFMNEYPVARHYRDSKILEIGEGTTEVQLMLIARSLGLS; via the coding sequence ATGACCACATCCATCACCGCGGGAACGCTGCCCAAGGAATACCAGGACCTGCGCGACACCGTCGCCGAGTTCGCGCGGACCGTCGTCGCCCCCGTGTCAGCTAAACACGATGAGGAACACAGCTTTCCGTACGAGGTCGTCGCCAAGATGGGGGAGATGGGCCTGTTCGGCCTGCCCTTCCCCGAGGAGTACGGCGGCATGGGCGGTGACTACTTCGCGCTGTCGCTGGCGCTGGAGGAACTGGGCAAGGTCGACCAGTCGGTGGCCATCACCCTGGAGGCCGGGGTCAGCCTGGGCGCCATGCCGATCTACCGGTTCGGCAACGAGGAACAGAAACGCAAGTGGCTGCCGGACTTGACGGCCGGGCGGGCGCTGGCCGGCTTCGGGCTCACCGAGCCGGGCGCCGGTTCCGACGCCGGCGCCACCCGCACCACCGCCCGGCTCGAGGACGGCGAATGGGTGATCAACGGCAGCAAGCAATTCATCACCAACTCGGGAACCGACATCACCTCGCTGGTCACCGTCACCGCCGTCACCGGCACGGTCGGCGCGGACAAGAAGGAGATCTCCACCATCATCGTGCCCAGCGGCACACCGGGATTCACCGTCGAACCGGTCTACAGCAAGGTGGGCTGGAACGCGTCGGACACCCACCCGCTGAGTTTTTCCGACGCCCGGGTGCCGGAAGAGAACCTGCTCGGGGCCCGCGGGACGGGCTACGCGAACTTCCTGTCCATCCTGGACGAGGGCCGCATCGCGATCGCCGCACTGGCGACCGGCGCCGCGCAGGGCTGCGTCGACGAGAGCGTCAAGTACGCCAAGGAGCGCCAGTCGTTCGGTCAACCGATCGGTAGCTATCAGGCGATCAGCTTCAAGATCGCCCGAATGGAGGCGCGTGCCCACGTGGCCCGCACCGCGTACTACGATGCGGCTGCAAAGATGTTGGCGGGCAAGCCCTTCAAGAAGGAGGCGGCGATCGCGAAGATGATCGCGTCGGAAGCGGCGATGGACAACGCCCGCGACGCAACCCAGATCCATGGCGGCTACGGCTTCATGAACGAATATCCGGTGGCCCGTCACTACCGCGACAGCAAGATCCTCGAAATCGGCGAGGGCACCACCGAGGTGCAGCTGATGCTCATCGCCCGCTCGCTGGGGCTGTCATGA
- a CDS encoding acetyl/propionyl/methylcrotonyl-CoA carboxylase subunit alpha: protein MFETVLVANRGEIAVRVIRTLHRLGIRSVAVYSDPDAAARHVLEADEAVRLGPAAARDSYLNIDKVVEAATRTGAQAIHPGYGFLSENADFAAACERAGVVFLGPPARAIQVMGDKITAKNAVAEFDVPVVPGVAKPGLGDDELVAAAEEIGYPVLIKPSAGGGGKGMRLVEEPGRLREALVGARREAATSFGDDTLFLERFVLRPRHIEVQILADTHGNVVHLGERECSLQRRHQKVIEEAPSPLLDPATRARIGAAACNTARSVDYVGAGTVEFIVSADRPDEFFFMEMNTRLQVEHPVTEAVTGLDLVEWQLRVAAGEKLVFAQDDIELRGHAIEARVYAEDPARGFLPTGGRVLGVSEPSGDGVRVDSSLLPGTVVGSDYDPMLSKVIAHGADRDEALARLDRALSHTAILGVQTNVEFLRFLLADQRVRAGDLDTALLDARLADFAPLPAPDDVLAAAGLYRQSALAARARRFAGNPWAAPTGWRAGGSPAPVRTDMRTALRTETVSVWGPPEAAEVQVGAGERLSASAHLGPDRISVTLDGRRRDYRWAEADRHLWIADERGTWHLREAEQTTIHRAAGPQRAEILSPMPGSVIAVQTPSGSDVSEGDVVVVVEAMKMEHSLAAPVSGRVEVLVCVGDQVSVDQVLARVVPEESDPPADSSKDET from the coding sequence GTGTTCGAAACGGTATTGGTGGCCAACCGCGGCGAGATCGCGGTGCGGGTGATCCGCACCCTGCACCGGCTGGGCATCCGGTCGGTCGCCGTCTACAGCGATCCCGACGCCGCTGCGCGGCATGTGCTCGAGGCCGACGAAGCGGTGCGGCTGGGGCCGGCCGCGGCCCGGGACAGCTACCTGAACATCGACAAGGTCGTCGAGGCGGCGACGCGCACCGGGGCGCAGGCGATCCATCCCGGGTACGGATTCCTCTCCGAGAACGCCGATTTCGCTGCGGCATGCGAACGGGCCGGGGTGGTGTTCCTCGGCCCGCCGGCACGGGCGATCCAGGTGATGGGCGACAAGATCACCGCCAAGAACGCCGTCGCCGAATTCGACGTCCCGGTGGTGCCCGGGGTGGCCAAACCGGGGCTGGGCGACGACGAATTGGTGGCCGCCGCCGAGGAGATCGGCTACCCGGTGCTGATCAAGCCGTCGGCGGGCGGCGGCGGCAAGGGCATGCGCCTGGTGGAAGAACCGGGCAGGCTGCGCGAGGCGCTGGTGGGCGCGCGCCGCGAGGCCGCCACGTCGTTCGGCGACGACACGCTGTTTCTGGAACGATTTGTGTTGCGCCCCAGGCACATCGAGGTGCAGATCCTGGCCGACACGCACGGCAACGTCGTGCATCTCGGCGAACGCGAGTGCAGCCTGCAGCGGCGCCATCAAAAGGTCATCGAGGAGGCGCCGTCGCCGCTGCTCGACCCGGCGACGCGGGCGCGGATCGGGGCGGCCGCCTGCAATACCGCCCGCAGCGTCGACTACGTCGGCGCCGGCACGGTGGAGTTCATCGTCTCCGCCGATCGGCCCGACGAGTTCTTCTTCATGGAGATGAACACGCGGCTGCAGGTCGAGCATCCGGTCACCGAGGCGGTGACCGGGCTGGACCTGGTGGAATGGCAGCTGCGGGTGGCCGCCGGCGAGAAGCTGGTGTTCGCCCAGGACGACATCGAACTGCGTGGGCACGCGATCGAGGCCCGGGTGTACGCCGAGGATCCGGCGCGGGGCTTCCTGCCCACCGGCGGCCGGGTGCTCGGCGTCTCCGAGCCGTCCGGTGACGGCGTGCGGGTCGACTCCTCGCTGCTGCCCGGCACCGTGGTGGGCAGCGACTACGACCCGATGCTGAGCAAGGTGATCGCCCACGGGGCCGACCGCGACGAGGCGCTGGCCAGACTCGACCGGGCGTTGAGCCACACCGCGATCCTGGGCGTCCAGACCAACGTCGAGTTCCTGCGCTTCCTGCTGGCCGACCAACGGGTACGCGCCGGCGATCTGGACACCGCGCTGCTGGATGCGCGGCTGGCCGACTTCGCGCCGCTGCCCGCACCCGACGACGTGCTCGCCGCGGCCGGGCTGTACCGGCAATCGGCGCTGGCCGCCCGGGCGCGACGCTTCGCCGGCAACCCCTGGGCGGCGCCGACGGGGTGGCGGGCCGGCGGTAGCCCGGCGCCGGTCCGCACCGACATGCGCACCGCGCTGCGCACCGAGACGGTGTCGGTGTGGGGGCCACCCGAGGCCGCCGAAGTACAGGTCGGTGCCGGCGAAAGGCTTTCGGCCAGCGCGCATCTCGGGCCGGACCGGATCAGTGTGACGCTTGACGGCCGGCGCCGCGACTACCGCTGGGCCGAGGCCGACCGGCACCTGTGGATCGCCGACGAGCGAGGAACCTGGCACCTGCGCGAGGCCGAACAGACCACCATTCACCGCGCCGCCGGCCCGCAGCGGGCCGAGATCCTCAGCCCGATGCCGGGCAGCGTGATCGCCGTCCAAACCCCTTCGGGCAGCGACGTTTCCGAAGGCGACGTGGTGGTCGTCGTGGAGGCGATGAAGATGGAGCACTCGCTGGCCGCGCCGGTTTCCGGACGGGTGGAGGTGCTGGTCTGCGTCGGCGACCAGGTGAGCGTGGACCAGGTGCTGGCCCGGGTGGTGCCCGAGGAATCCGACCCGCCGGCCGATTCGAGTAAGGACGAGACATGA